The following proteins are encoded in a genomic region of Phalacrocorax carbo chromosome 2, bPhaCar2.1, whole genome shotgun sequence:
- the VPS4B gene encoding vacuolar protein sorting-associated protein 4B isoform X2, giving the protein MKCTEYLDRAEKLKEYLKKREKTATKPVKESGPTDGKGNDSDGEGESEDPEKKKLQNQLQGAIVMERPNVKWSDVAGLEGAKEALKEAVILPIKFPHLFTGKRTPWRGILLFGPPGTGKSYLAKAVATEANNSTFFSVSSSDLVSKWLGESEKLVKNLFQLARENKPSIIFIDEIDSLCGSRSENESEAARRIKTEFLVQMQGVGVDNEGILVLGATNIPWVLDSAIRRRFEKRIYIPLPEDHARAAMFKLHLGSTSNDLTESDYRELGKRTDGYSGADISIVVRDALMQPVRKVQSATHFKKVKGPSVSNPNMMVDLLTPCSPGDPEAIEMTWMEVPGDKLLEPQVSMSDMLRSLASTKPTVNEQDLEKLKKFTEDFGQEG; this is encoded by the exons ATGAAATGTACAGAATACTTGGacagagcagaaaagctgaaagaatatctgaaaaagagagaaaaaactgCAACAAAACCAGTTAAAGAGTCTGGTCCTACTGATGGAAAAGG GAATGACAGTGATGGGGAAGGGGAGTCAGAGGATCCTGAGAAAAAGAAGCTCCAGAATCAACTTCAAG GAGCAATTGTTATGGAGCGACCAAATGTCAAATGGAGTGATGTTGCTGGCCTCGAAGGTGCCAAAGAAGCACTTAAAGAAGCAGTGATCTTGCCCATTAAATTTCCACACCTGTTTACAG GAAAGAGAACACCTTGGAGAGGGATTCTCCTGTTTGGACCACCAGGAACAGGAAAGTCTTATTTAGCAAAAGCTGTGGCAACAGAAGCAAACAATTCTACCTTCTTCTCAGTATCTTCCTCTGACCTTGTCTCAAAGTGGTTAGGTGAAAGTGAAAA atTAGTGAAAAACTTGTTCCAGCTTGCCAGAGAAAACAAACCGTCTATTATCTTCATTGATGAGATAGATTCCCTCTGTGGGTCAAgaagtgaaaatgaaagtgaGGCTGCTAGACGGATAAAAACAGAATTTCTAGTCCAGATGCAAg GGGTTGGTGTTGACAATGAAGGAATCTTGGTCTTAGGAGCGACCAACATACCCTGGGTTTTGGATTCTGCTATCAGGAGACG GTTTGAGAAGCGTATTTATATTCCTTTACCTGAAGACCATGCCAGGGCTGCAATGTTCAAACTTCACCTTGGGTCAACTTCAAATGACCTAACAGAATCAGATTATCGAGAGCTTGGAAAAAGAACTGATGGCTATTCTGGTGCCGATATAAGCATTGTTGTACGTGATGCATTGATGCAGCCTGTTAGAAAAGTGCAATCAGCTACTCACTTTAAAAAA gtaAAAGGACCATCAGTCTCTAATCCAAATATGATGGTAGATTTGCTCACCCCTTGCTCTCCAGGTGATCCTGAAGCCATAGAAATGACATGGATGGAGGTTCCAGGTGATAAATTACTGGAGCCTCAAGTTTCCATG tcTGATATGCTCAGGTCGCTAGCCAGCACAAAACCAACAGTTAATGAACAGGACCTGGAGAAGTTAAAGAAGTTTACAGAAGACTTCGGTCAGGAAGGCTAA
- the VPS4B gene encoding vacuolar protein sorting-associated protein 4B isoform X1, which yields MAGNTDNLQKAIDLASKAAQEDKARNYEEAFRLYQHAVQYFLHVVKYEAQSDKAKQSIRMKCTEYLDRAEKLKEYLKKREKTATKPVKESGPTDGKGNDSDGEGESEDPEKKKLQNQLQGAIVMERPNVKWSDVAGLEGAKEALKEAVILPIKFPHLFTGKRTPWRGILLFGPPGTGKSYLAKAVATEANNSTFFSVSSSDLVSKWLGESEKLVKNLFQLARENKPSIIFIDEIDSLCGSRSENESEAARRIKTEFLVQMQGVGVDNEGILVLGATNIPWVLDSAIRRRFEKRIYIPLPEDHARAAMFKLHLGSTSNDLTESDYRELGKRTDGYSGADISIVVRDALMQPVRKVQSATHFKKVKGPSVSNPNMMVDLLTPCSPGDPEAIEMTWMEVPGDKLLEPQVSMSDMLRSLASTKPTVNEQDLEKLKKFTEDFGQEG from the exons ATGGCGGGCAACACCGACAACCTGCAG AAAGCAATAGACCTTGCTAGCAAGGCAGCGCAAGAAGATAAAGCAAGAAACTATGAAGAAGCCTTCCGCTTGTACCAACACGCTGTGCAATATTTTCTCCATGTTGTTAAAT ATGAAGCACAGAGTgataaagcaaaacagagcaTTAGAATGAAATGTACAGAATACTTGGacagagcagaaaagctgaaagaatatctgaaaaagagagaaaaaactgCAACAAAACCAGTTAAAGAGTCTGGTCCTACTGATGGAAAAGG GAATGACAGTGATGGGGAAGGGGAGTCAGAGGATCCTGAGAAAAAGAAGCTCCAGAATCAACTTCAAG GAGCAATTGTTATGGAGCGACCAAATGTCAAATGGAGTGATGTTGCTGGCCTCGAAGGTGCCAAAGAAGCACTTAAAGAAGCAGTGATCTTGCCCATTAAATTTCCACACCTGTTTACAG GAAAGAGAACACCTTGGAGAGGGATTCTCCTGTTTGGACCACCAGGAACAGGAAAGTCTTATTTAGCAAAAGCTGTGGCAACAGAAGCAAACAATTCTACCTTCTTCTCAGTATCTTCCTCTGACCTTGTCTCAAAGTGGTTAGGTGAAAGTGAAAA atTAGTGAAAAACTTGTTCCAGCTTGCCAGAGAAAACAAACCGTCTATTATCTTCATTGATGAGATAGATTCCCTCTGTGGGTCAAgaagtgaaaatgaaagtgaGGCTGCTAGACGGATAAAAACAGAATTTCTAGTCCAGATGCAAg GGGTTGGTGTTGACAATGAAGGAATCTTGGTCTTAGGAGCGACCAACATACCCTGGGTTTTGGATTCTGCTATCAGGAGACG GTTTGAGAAGCGTATTTATATTCCTTTACCTGAAGACCATGCCAGGGCTGCAATGTTCAAACTTCACCTTGGGTCAACTTCAAATGACCTAACAGAATCAGATTATCGAGAGCTTGGAAAAAGAACTGATGGCTATTCTGGTGCCGATATAAGCATTGTTGTACGTGATGCATTGATGCAGCCTGTTAGAAAAGTGCAATCAGCTACTCACTTTAAAAAA gtaAAAGGACCATCAGTCTCTAATCCAAATATGATGGTAGATTTGCTCACCCCTTGCTCTCCAGGTGATCCTGAAGCCATAGAAATGACATGGATGGAGGTTCCAGGTGATAAATTACTGGAGCCTCAAGTTTCCATG tcTGATATGCTCAGGTCGCTAGCCAGCACAAAACCAACAGTTAATGAACAGGACCTGGAGAAGTTAAAGAAGTTTACAGAAGACTTCGGTCAGGAAGGCTAA